The Candidatus Parvarchaeota archaeon DNA window ATTCCTCTCGAGATATAATCATTTGCAGCATGACGTCTTATAACAGTGGAGATTCAAATTTGATTTCAATAATGAAAGAAGACTGGGAAGGTGGCTTGTGGGCCGAAAGTTATGTGAATCCAGCATATCTAACTACGATTGAGCCCAGTCTTGTGATAAAACGCATTGGAAGGCTAGGTAAAGGAAAATTCAAAG harbors:
- a CDS encoding type II toxin-antitoxin system PemK/MazF family toxin; its protein translation is MEQVLKQRDIILVPFPYPDQTGSKQRPALVLSSDIFNNSSRDIIICSMTSYNSGDSNLISIMKEDWEGGLWAESYVNPAYLTTIEPSLVIKRIGRLGKGKFKVVMQKFLGIFSG